In Bacillus cytotoxicus NVH 391-98, the following are encoded in one genomic region:
- the argS gene encoding arginine--tRNA ligase, with protein MNSLEQVKELIKEEIKAAVLKAELATEEQIPNVILETPKDKTHGDFSTNMAMQLARVAKKAPRMIAEELITNFNKEKASIEKIEIAGPGFINFHMDNSYLTDLIPTIVKAGEAYGETNTGKGEKIQVEFVSANPTGDLHLGHARGAAVGDTLCNVLAKAGYDVSREYYINDAGNQIHNLALSVEARYMQALGLEKEMPEDGYHGADIMEIGKRLAEEFGDRYVKADEKESYEFYRQYGLKYELAKLQKDLDSFRVKFDVWFSETSLYKNGKIDAALAVLKERNEIFEEGGATWFRSTAYGDDKDRVLIKKDGSYTYLTPDIAYHRDKLERGFDKLINIWGADHHGYIPRMKAAIQALGYEKETLEVEIIQMVQLYQNGEKVKMSKRTGKAVTLRELMEEVGVDAMRYFFAMRSGDSHLDFDMDLAVSKSNENPVYYAQYAHARVCSILRQGEELGLHAGGDVNYKLVASEKEIDLLKKLGEFPAAVAEAAQKRLPHRITSYAFELAAALHSFYNAEKVLNQDNLELSKARYELMKAVRITLQNALALVGVSAPEKM; from the coding sequence ATGAACTCTTTAGAACAAGTAAAAGAATTGATTAAAGAAGAAATTAAAGCTGCTGTATTAAAAGCAGAATTAGCAACAGAAGAACAAATTCCAAATGTTATATTGGAAACTCCAAAGGATAAAACACACGGTGACTTCTCTACAAATATGGCAATGCAGTTAGCGCGCGTTGCGAAAAAAGCTCCTCGTATGATTGCAGAAGAGTTAATTACAAACTTTAATAAGGAAAAAGCCTCTATTGAAAAAATTGAAATCGCTGGGCCTGGTTTTATTAACTTCCACATGGATAACAGTTATTTAACAGATTTAATTCCAACGATTGTAAAAGCTGGTGAAGCTTACGGTGAAACAAACACTGGTAAAGGTGAAAAAATTCAAGTTGAGTTCGTATCTGCAAATCCAACAGGAGATCTTCACTTAGGACATGCGCGCGGAGCAGCAGTCGGTGACACTTTATGTAACGTATTGGCAAAAGCAGGATACGACGTATCTCGTGAGTACTACATTAACGATGCAGGCAACCAAATTCACAATCTAGCTCTTTCAGTTGAAGCACGTTATATGCAAGCATTAGGTTTAGAGAAAGAAATGCCAGAAGATGGATATCACGGTGCGGATATTATGGAGATCGGAAAACGTTTGGCTGAAGAATTTGGCGATCGCTATGTAAAGGCTGATGAAAAAGAAAGCTATGAATTCTACCGTCAATACGGTTTAAAATATGAATTAGCGAAACTTCAAAAAGACTTAGATAGCTTCCGTGTGAAGTTTGATGTATGGTTCTCTGAGACATCATTATATAAAAACGGTAAAATTGACGCAGCACTTGCTGTATTAAAAGAGCGTAATGAAATCTTTGAAGAAGGTGGGGCAACTTGGTTCCGCTCAACAGCTTACGGTGATGACAAAGACCGTGTATTAATTAAAAAAGATGGTTCTTACACATACTTAACACCAGATATTGCGTATCACCGCGATAAATTAGAGCGTGGATTTGATAAACTGATCAATATTTGGGGTGCGGATCATCATGGTTACATTCCTCGTATGAAAGCTGCAATTCAAGCGCTTGGCTATGAGAAAGAAACACTTGAAGTAGAAATTATCCAAATGGTACAACTATACCAAAATGGTGAAAAAGTGAAGATGAGTAAGCGTACAGGTAAAGCAGTTACCCTTCGTGAACTTATGGAAGAAGTAGGCGTGGACGCAATGCGTTACTTCTTTGCAATGCGCAGCGGTGATTCTCATTTAGACTTTGATATGGATTTAGCTGTATCAAAATCAAATGAAAACCCAGTATACTATGCACAATATGCTCACGCGCGCGTATGCAGCATCCTTCGTCAAGGAGAAGAGCTTGGATTACATGCAGGTGGAGATGTAAACTATAAACTGGTTGCTTCTGAAAAAGAAATTGACTTACTGAAAAAACTTGGTGAATTCCCAGCAGCAGTTGCAGAAGCAGCACAAAAACGTCTACCGCACCGTATTACAAGCTATGCATTTGAATTAGCAGCAGCCCTTCATAGCTTCTACAATGCAGAAAAAGTATTAAATCAAGATAACTTAGAATTAAGTAAAGCTCGTTATGAATTAATGAAAGCAGTGCGCATTACACTTCAAAATGCATTAGCATTAGTAGGAGTATCAGCACCAGAAAAAATGTAA
- a CDS encoding DUF1934 domain-containing protein, which yields MEKQLAGLPVDVHFVTEIREGARKETVAFQANGQYYVKGESTYVTFQEPNEQGEVRTIIKIQDGQVLIMRSGVVSMRQTHVKGEWTTGTYKSELGTFALQTKTDNVLFKWSDEKKKGQLFLAYALLLSEQEAGRYTITINLKEAK from the coding sequence GTGGAAAAACAACTTGCAGGCTTGCCGGTGGATGTTCATTTCGTCACAGAAATCCGTGAAGGGGCACGTAAGGAAACCGTTGCTTTTCAGGCAAATGGTCAATACTATGTAAAAGGTGAAAGTACATATGTAACATTCCAGGAGCCAAATGAACAAGGCGAAGTGAGGACGATAATTAAAATTCAAGATGGACAAGTGCTCATTATGAGGTCAGGTGTCGTTTCAATGCGTCAGACGCATGTAAAGGGTGAATGGACAACTGGTACATATAAGAGTGAACTTGGCACGTTTGCATTGCAAACAAAAACAGATAATGTTCTTTTTAAATGGTCGGATGAAAAGAAAAAAGGACAGCTCTTTTTAGCGTACGCATTGCTTCTAAGTGAACAAGAAGCTGGCAGATATACAATTACGATTAATTTAAAGGAGGCAAAATAA
- a CDS encoding S66 family peptidase, which translates to MFPQKLKQGDEIRVISPSCSLSIVSHYNRNLAIERLTDMGFQVTFSKHAEEIDRFASSSISSRVQDLHEAFSDPNVKAILTTLGGYNSNGLLKYLDYDYIRQNPKILCGYSDITALSNAIYKKTGLVTYSGPHFSSFGMKHGLDYTIDYFLKCLTTNDAIEIVPSKTWSDDLWYIDQEQREFMSNEGYISIHEGESTGEIVGGNMSTFNLLQGTPYMPSLCDKILFLEEDDLTGKSTIQTFNRYLHSLIQQPGFEHIKGIVLGRMQKGAASTMEDIQEMIDSKPELTHIPVIANANFGHTTPIFTFPIGGRVKMISHKTSSSITILTH; encoded by the coding sequence ATGTTTCCACAAAAATTAAAGCAAGGTGATGAAATCCGAGTCATTTCACCTTCATGTAGCTTAAGTATCGTTTCGCATTACAACCGTAATCTCGCAATTGAAAGATTAACAGATATGGGCTTTCAAGTTACATTCTCGAAACATGCTGAAGAGATAGATCGATTCGCTTCCTCTTCTATTTCTTCAAGAGTTCAAGACCTGCATGAAGCATTCTCTGATCCGAATGTAAAAGCTATTTTAACAACACTTGGGGGATATAACTCTAATGGTTTATTGAAATATCTCGATTATGATTACATTCGTCAAAACCCGAAAATTCTTTGTGGTTACTCTGATATTACCGCTTTAAGTAATGCAATTTATAAAAAAACAGGTTTAGTTACATATTCAGGCCCACATTTTTCATCATTTGGAATGAAACATGGGCTCGACTATACGATAGATTACTTTTTAAAGTGTCTGACTACTAATGATGCAATAGAAATAGTCCCTTCTAAAACTTGGAGCGATGACCTATGGTATATCGACCAAGAGCAGCGAGAATTTATGAGTAACGAAGGATATATTTCCATACATGAGGGTGAAAGTACTGGCGAGATTGTTGGCGGAAATATGAGCACTTTTAATTTATTGCAAGGCACGCCATATATGCCAAGCTTATGTGATAAAATTTTGTTCCTTGAAGAAGATGATTTAACAGGTAAATCTACCATTCAAACTTTCAATCGCTATTTACACTCTCTCATCCAGCAGCCTGGATTTGAACATATAAAAGGCATTGTATTAGGAAGAATGCAAAAAGGAGCAGCTTCCACTATGGAGGACATTCAAGAAATGATTGACTCAAAACCTGAACTCACACATATTCCTGTCATTGCTAACGCTAACTTTGGACATACAACTCCTATTTTTACTTTTCCGATTGGTGGCCGGGTAAAAATGATTTCGCATAAAACAAGTTCGTCGATTACGATTTTAACGCATTAG
- a CDS encoding YxeA family protein, which translates to MKLAMKVIAVFAIILGGTAYYLQTKTEGVDAFVDNFFSNKEIQDYYAVINKGEKKGDEYLYTLKGYTEDGKQQMIKKMVNRQLQEGTFIKIYAKGIQGKGWAEVPKESIPPKALQKIEKS; encoded by the coding sequence ATGAAGCTGGCAATGAAAGTGATAGCAGTTTTTGCTATTATTTTAGGTGGAACAGCATATTATTTACAAACAAAAACAGAAGGCGTGGATGCCTTTGTAGACAACTTCTTTTCAAATAAAGAAATACAAGATTATTATGCGGTGATCAATAAAGGTGAGAAAAAAGGTGATGAGTATTTATATACTCTTAAAGGATATACAGAAGATGGGAAACAACAAATGATTAAAAAGATGGTGAACCGTCAATTACAGGAAGGGACTTTTATAAAAATTTACGCAAAAGGTATACAAGGAAAAGGCTGGGCAGAAGTACCAAAGGAATCGATTCCACCAAAAGCGTTGCAAAAGATAGAAAAATCATAA
- a CDS encoding PTS sugar transporter subunit IIC: MAILQGLALLLVVLFLFTLFSYRAPYGMKAMGALANAAIASFLIEAFHRYIGGEMFHSEFLFAVGKASGGMSGVASAILVALAIGVSPVYAVLIGIATSGFGILPGFFAGYVCAFIVKFLEKRLPAGVEFLAILFIAAPLSRGMAMFIDPVVNATLGKIGSIISIATTENPIIMGVMLGGLITVISTSPLSSMALTAMLQLTGLPMAIGSLAVAASAPLNFIFFKRLKISSKKDTIAVAIEPLTQADIVAANPIPIYTTNFVGGALAGIITSLFQLVNNAPGTASPIPGLLVLFGFNDAIKVTIAAILCGIVTTIIGYIGTLVFRKYPIRTADEIRGISSKEKVA; encoded by the coding sequence ATGGCTATCTTACAAGGTTTAGCACTATTACTTGTTGTACTTTTTCTATTTACACTTTTTAGCTACCGCGCTCCTTACGGAATGAAAGCGATGGGAGCTTTAGCAAATGCCGCAATTGCCAGCTTTCTCATTGAAGCATTTCACCGTTATATTGGTGGCGAAATGTTTCATAGCGAATTTTTATTTGCTGTCGGAAAGGCATCTGGTGGTATGAGCGGTGTTGCATCGGCCATTTTAGTCGCATTAGCAATTGGTGTATCTCCTGTATATGCTGTATTAATCGGTATTGCTACTAGCGGATTCGGTATTTTACCCGGATTTTTCGCCGGATATGTTTGCGCCTTTATTGTAAAGTTCCTTGAAAAAAGGTTACCAGCTGGCGTTGAATTTTTAGCAATTTTATTTATTGCGGCACCGCTATCACGCGGTATGGCTATGTTTATAGACCCTGTTGTAAATGCAACACTTGGGAAAATTGGTTCTATTATTTCGATTGCAACTACAGAAAACCCAATTATTATGGGCGTTATGCTTGGTGGGCTCATCACAGTTATCTCTACATCTCCATTAAGCTCCATGGCTTTAACTGCTATGCTTCAGTTAACAGGCTTACCAATGGCGATTGGGAGTCTTGCCGTAGCAGCTTCAGCTCCACTGAACTTTATTTTCTTTAAACGTTTAAAGATTAGTTCCAAAAAAGATACGATTGCTGTCGCTATTGAACCATTGACACAAGCTGATATTGTCGCTGCCAATCCGATTCCAATCTATACGACAAACTTTGTCGGCGGTGCATTAGCTGGTATTATCACATCTTTATTTCAACTCGTAAATAATGCACCTGGTACCGCATCACCAATTCCAGGACTTCTTGTTCTTTTTGGATTTAACGATGCAATAAAAGTTACAATCGCCGCTATATTATGTGGGATTGTTACCACAATTATCGGTTATATCGGAACGCTTGTCTTCCGTAAATACCCAATCCGTACCGCTGATGAAATCCGCGGAATTTCTTCAAAAGAAAAAGTCGCATAA
- the speB gene encoding agmatinase has protein sequence MRFDEAYSGKVFIKSHPSFEEAEAVIYGMPMDWTVSYRPGSRFGPARIREVSIGLEEYSPYLDRELEEVKYFDAGDIPLPFGNPQRSIDMIEEYVTKLLDAGKFPLGLGGEHLVSWPVFKAMAKKYPDLAIIHMDAHTDLRESYEGEPLSHATPIRKVCDLIGPENVYSFGIRSGMKEEFEWVKEVGMNLYKFEVLEPLKKVLPKLAGRPVYVTIDIDVLDPAHAPGTGTLEAGGITSKELLDSIVAIANSDIKVVGADLVEVAPVYDHSDQTPIAASKFVREMLLGWVK, from the coding sequence ATGCGTTTTGATGAAGCTTATTCAGGTAAAGTATTTATTAAAAGTCATCCGAGTTTTGAAGAGGCAGAAGCTGTTATTTACGGGATGCCAATGGATTGGACTGTAAGTTATCGTCCAGGTTCTCGCTTCGGCCCTGCACGTATTCGTGAAGTATCAATTGGACTAGAAGAATACAGTCCATATTTAGATCGTGAACTAGAAGAAGTAAAATATTTTGATGCTGGTGATATTCCACTACCATTTGGAAATCCACAGCGCAGCATAGACATGATTGAAGAATATGTAACAAAACTATTAGATGCCGGTAAGTTTCCACTAGGTCTTGGTGGTGAGCACCTAGTGTCTTGGCCAGTTTTTAAGGCAATGGCAAAAAAATATCCGGACTTAGCAATCATTCATATGGATGCTCATACTGACTTACGTGAGTCCTATGAAGGGGAGCCTTTATCCCATGCGACGCCAATTCGCAAAGTATGTGATTTAATTGGGCCGGAAAACGTATATTCTTTCGGAATTCGTTCTGGTATGAAAGAAGAATTTGAATGGGTAAAAGAAGTGGGCATGAACTTATATAAATTTGAAGTGTTAGAGCCATTAAAGAAAGTATTGCCAAAACTTGCAGGACGCCCAGTCTATGTCACAATCGACATCGACGTATTGGATCCAGCACATGCACCTGGCACAGGAACGTTAGAAGCTGGCGGTATCACATCTAAAGAATTATTAGATTCCATCGTAGCAATTGCAAATTCAGATATAAAAGTAGTTGGAGCTGACCTAGTCGAAGTAGCCCCAGTCTACGACCATAGTGACCAAACCCCAATCGCAGCAAGTAAATTCGTGCGGGAAATGCTACTTGGTTGGGTAAAATAA
- the speE gene encoding spermidine synthase, which yields MELWFTEKQTKHFGITARINRTLHTEQTEFQKLDMVETEEFGNMLILDGMVMTTEKDEFVYHEMVAHVPLFTHPNPENVLVVGGGDGGVIREVLKHPSVKKATLVEIDGKVIEYSKKYLPSIAGALDHERVEVKVGDGFLHIAESENEYDVIMVDSTEPVGPAVNLFTKGFYAGISKALKEDGIFVAQTDNPWFTPELITNVVKDVKEIFPITRLYTANIPTYPSGLWTFTIGSKKYDPLEVSEDRFHDIETKYYTKELHKASFALPKFVGDLIK from the coding sequence ATGGAACTATGGTTCACTGAGAAACAAACAAAACATTTTGGAATTACGGCGCGTATTAACCGCACATTACATACGGAGCAAACAGAATTTCAAAAGCTTGATATGGTAGAAACAGAAGAGTTCGGAAACATGCTGATTTTAGATGGTATGGTAATGACAACAGAAAAAGATGAGTTTGTCTATCATGAAATGGTAGCGCATGTTCCTTTATTTACACATCCAAACCCTGAGAACGTATTAGTTGTTGGTGGTGGCGATGGTGGTGTCATTCGCGAAGTACTAAAACACCCAAGCGTGAAGAAAGCAACACTTGTTGAAATCGATGGGAAAGTAATTGAGTATTCTAAGAAATATTTGCCATCTATTGCAGGAGCATTAGATCATGAACGTGTGGAAGTAAAAGTAGGAGATGGTTTCCTACATATCGCAGAAAGTGAAAATGAATACGATGTAATTATGGTTGACTCTACAGAGCCAGTCGGACCAGCAGTTAACTTATTTACAAAAGGATTCTACGCTGGAATCTCTAAAGCGTTAAAAGAAGATGGGATTTTCGTTGCACAAACGGACAACCCTTGGTTTACACCAGAATTAATTACAAATGTAGTGAAAGATGTGAAAGAAATTTTCCCAATTACTCGTTTGTATACAGCAAACATTCCAACGTACCCAAGTGGACTTTGGACATTTACAATTGGATCTAAAAAGTATGATCCACTAGAAGTAAGTGAAGACCGTTTCCATGATATCGAAACGAAGTATTATACAAAAGAACTTCATAAAGCATCATTTGCTTTACCGAAGTTTGTTGGAGATTTAATTAAGTAA